The Culex pipiens pallens isolate TS chromosome 2, TS_CPP_V2, whole genome shotgun sequence DNA window GTGGCGACGAGTGAAAACGTTGAAAACGCGGAACGCGTCGTGCAGTGATTTTTGGTTTAACGCAATTTGTGGTTGCAGATTTTAGGCGGAGAGGTTCAAACGGATCTAATTAGTCCAGAGTGAACAGACGTGAGTATTAAGTGACCTGCGAGAACCGTAGATAGTCTGTAGTTAGCGATCTTAAACAGCTATTGCACGGAGATTCCTCGATTAAGCgcatattgaaatttttgtgaaaacccaTCTCTTCATACCGATCACGTGATTAGCAGACTCCATTTTGTAACAAATCTTTTGTTCTATTCACAGCCACACACACGCACCAGCCGTCCCAAGCCGATCATCCTCGCGATCATCCTTTTGTTCGCGGCGTGAGATCGCGGTAATCCGGCGGTGAGCAGGCTTGACGCGGTGAGGATCGCTAATCCAGATCGCGAGAGGAGCGAGATTTGGCAAGTGAGGCGTGAGTGAGTAATCAGGGCGGCGAGGCCAGACGATTTGCTCACGGTCGGCGAGAAGCACCAACCGACCGCGCGGACACGTGTCATCAGCAGCATTAACCCAAGAGTTCAGCCAAAGCTACGGTTACACTCCTGCGGTTACTGTAAgtagaaaacttgatttttttgcccCAAGATGTCGTCTGTTCCCGGCATGATCGGTTCTATCGATCATTACCATCGAGGCAAGTCTTTTGCTAATTATGTTGAGCGATTTGAAGTCATGTGCAAACTCAACAAGGTGGCTTCAGATGCAGATAAGTTGTCGTGGTTTATCTCTGTGAGTGGCGAGGACgtttttgatgaaattaaattgatttttcctaagcaagaaattgaaaaacttgaatttaAGGAGGTTGTTAAGCAGCTGAAAGGCAGGTTTGATAAAGCTGTGCCAGCCATGATGTATCGATTTGATTTTTACAACCGTTTTCAACTTCTTAATGAAAGTTCTGAGAATTTTGTACTCTCAGTAAAACTTCTCGCTGAAGATTGCAACTTCAATGCATTTAAAGATGAGGCTCTTCGCGACAAACTTGTTATGGGCATTAAAGACAAACGTTTGCAACATAAACTGCTAGAAGAAGAAGATTTAAGCTTGGCGCAGGTTGAAAAGATGGTAATCAACACGGAGAGGGCTGAAAAACGGGCTCAACAAATGGGTGAAAATCGTGTGGAacatgttggtgctactgctagTGTTCTAGCTGTTCATCAGCGATTGGGACCTAAAGTTAATTCTTGTTCGGGGAGATATCGTTCACGCAGCAGGAGTCGTGATCGTGGTCATGAGCGCAGAGGACGTGACATGGATCGCAGAGGTCGAGAAGTGAGTCGTGAGAGGCGAGATTACGATCGCAGATCTCACAATCGTAATCACAGCTACGATCGCAGCCGCAGCCGTGAACAAAATTACTACAACAATGCGATTTGTAATTATTGCAAAAGAAAGGGACATATTAAGCGTTTTTGTGATTTGCTCGCGGGTAAACAAGTTAAAAGGGTGAATTTTGTTGAAGAGGATACTCCTGAAACTAAACCGGTTTTTGACAAATTCAACAGAATCAGAATCAACAACTCTGAGGATGATGAAAGTGAGATGCAGTGCATGAAAATTGGGGATGAGAAGACCTTAAGTGAGCCGTGTTTAGTGGATGTTCGAGTTCATGacaaatttttggaaatggaaGTTGACACAGGGTCAGCAGTTGCTGTTATTAGCCAACATTTGTACgagcaacatttcaatgaaattccTCTAAAATCTTGCAATAAACGCTTGGTTGTGGTTAATGGTTCGGGTTTGGAGGTGCTTGGACAGATTTCTGTTGAAATTGGGTTGAATAAGCGAACCGAGACCGGAAATTTGGTTGTtttgaggtgtttgaagaaCTTTACACCACTTTTAGGCAGAGATTGGCTTGACATGTTCTATCCTGGCtggaaaactcagtttttaccGGCAAATATCATTGGAAATTTGGATTACAAATCAACTGACACAGTTTTAGGTAATCTGAAACTGAAATACAACAAAGTGTTCTCTAAAGACTTTACTGAACCAATTACAGGGTACCAAGCTGATCTGACCTTTAAATCAGAACAACCAATTTTCAAGAAGGCGTATCAAGTTCCGTACAAGATCAAAGACAAATTTAATGAGCATTTGGACATGTTGGAGCGACAGGGAGTGATCACACCGATCAAGGCGAGCGAGTGGGCTTCGCCAGTTATTGCGATTGTGAAAAAGGATGGGGATTTACGCATGGTAATAGATTGCAAagtttctttaaataaaatactgaTTCCCAACACTTATCCTCTACCCCTTGCTCAAGATGTTTTTGCTTCATTGGCTGattcacaaatattttgttctttGGACTTGACGGGCGCTTACACTCAGTTAGAGTTGTCGCAACGTTCAAGAAAATTTGTTGTAATTAACACACCTAAAGGTTTATACACCTACAACCGCCTTCCCCAGGGTGCAAGTCCAAGTGCATCAGAATTTCAACAAATTATGGACCAGATCCTGAGAGGATTAGAAAGAGTGTGTTGTTATCTTGACGATGTTCTTATTGCTGGAAGAACTTATGAAGAATGTTTGGACAAGTTGGAGCAAGTCCTGCAAAGGCTCTCCGATGctaatatttctgtaaattttaagAAGTGTAAGTTCTTTGTGACATCTTTACCATATCTTGGTCATATTATTTCTGACAAAGGTATTTTACCCTCACCTGAGAAAATTTCTACAATTGCCAAGGCAAAAGTTCCACAGAACGTGACTGAACTCAAAGCGTATTTGGGACTAATAAACTACTATAACAAATTTGTaccaaatttatcagaaaaatTGCGACATCTGTACAATCTTTTAcagaaaaatgtcaaatttgagtggtcaAAAAACTGTGACGAAGCTTTCAATGAAAGTAAAAATTGCCTACTAAACGCTAAACTTCTAACTTTTTACGACCCTAGAAAACCATTAGTAGTTGTGACTGACGCTTCTTCTTATGGTTTAGGAGGAGTTTTGGCACAAATAATGAATGGAGCAGAGAAACCAGTTTGCTTCACATCTTTTTCGTTGAACTCTGCGCAGAAACGTTATCCAATTTTGCATTTAGAAGCTTTGGCTTTGGTATGTGTTATCAAAAAGTTCCATAAGTTcttatttggtcaaaattttaaagtattcACTGATCACAAACCCCTTATTGGCATATTTGGGAAAGAAGGCAAAAATTCTCTTTTTGTAACCAGAATCCAACGTTATATTTTGGAGTTGTCCATATATGACTTTGAGATTGAGTATCGACCTGGTTCAAAAATGGCGAACGCAGATTTTTGCAGCCGTTTTCCCCTGGACCAAAAAGTGCCAACTAGTTTGGATCAGGAGTACATCAACAGCCTGAACTACACAAATGAATTTCCGATTGATTTTACGCTTGTTTCTAAAGAAACAGAGAACGATAAGTTCttgaaagaaattttgaattttgtcacAATCGGTTGGCCAAAAACTATACCAAATCAGTTCAGAGATTTTTCTTCGCAGAGGGAAAAGTTGGAAGTCATTGATGGTGTTTTGCTGTTAGAAGATCGAGCGGTAGTTCCAAGCAGTTTGAGAGAGAAGATTTTACAATTATTACACCTGAATCACGGAGGAATGGTGAAAATGAAGAAGTTAGCCAGAAGGACAGTTTACTGGCCAGGCTTAAATTCAGACATTGAAGACTTTGTTAAAAGTTGTGAATCTTGCTCTCAGATGGAAGTTGTGAGGAAGCCGGAAGCTTCGGGGTCCTGGATTCCTACCACAAGACCGTTCAGTCGTTTGCATGcagatttcttcttcttccaagGAAATACTTTCTTATTGATTGTTGACAGCAATACTAAATGGTTGGAAGTTGAATGGATGCGTTTTGGCACTAATGCAAGACTTGTTAACAAGAAATTTGCGGCAATGTTCACACGCTTTGGTTTACCGGATGTAATTGTTACAGACGGTGGCCCACCTTTTAATTCCACGGAATTTACTGGTTTTTTGGAACAACAAGgcataaaagttcttaaaagcCCGCCGTACAATCCTGCCAGCAACGGCCAGGCTGAAAGAATGGTGAGAGTTGTCAAAGATGTGctaaagaaatttttaattgataacaAAACGAAATCTCTTGAGATGGATGAAAAGCTTAATCTGTTTCTAATTAACTATAGAAATGGTTCCTTAAACTCTGAAGGTTTGTTTCCTTCTGAAAGAGTTTTCAAATATACACCAAAGATCTTGTTAGATTTGATTAATCCAACTAAAACTTACAAACACAATCTGGCTGAACCTCCAGCACAACGATGTGTCGTTGACACTGAAAAACTTGATCCTCCAAATGAATTGGATAAAATTGAGGCAGGGGATAAGCTGTTGTATAAAAATAGTCACGATACCTTCCCAAAGTGGGTCGAAGCGCAGTTTATTAAAAAAGTGTCTAAAAATGTCTTCCAGATTCAAATTGGGCGACACGTGGCTACGGCGCACAGACATCAGCTGAAGGCGTTGCACGTTCCCAAACGTGGGTCCGCGAAGATGTGTTTTGCGGCCAACAGTTACAAACGCAACTTCTCCTCAATCGATGACGATGGAGGATTACTCGGGCATTCGAGGGATTACGCGGTGTATCGTAAGCAGAGAAAGGTTGACAACGAATCCCGCAGTCCTGTTAGAACGAGGTCGAGGGCCAGATTGGAGAATCAGCTGTGACACAATTAGCAGATCTACCTTTGCGTTCAGGTGCAAGTTCTAAGAAATGCACAGTCGAACCAATCatcatgaaaaatacatttttgcgcTGAATTAAAGtgaatttgaaattatatttctttCTGATATTGTTAACAGTGTAGTATATAAGCAGTGAAATGAAATTAAGTTTATATTCTCGATAAATATGAAATCAAATACAAATTAGAAAGAATTTGCTTTAGAGGGAAGATCTTGTAGTGTCCAGATAAaattatcaataattattaaccGTGTTCGGTAAAACCGATTGAATATGATCGGGATGAACTCGCAACGATCGAGTGAGATCGGGAACGATCGTGCGAGATCGTGCAGGTAtaaaaagccatttttatttaataaaagatTGATTCGAATCTAGCCGTCAGCGAGTACGGAGACAGTATAATTCGATATTTAACTTAATCCTAAATCCGAGTCTTAAAACTATTTCCTAATCCCTATTTAAACTTATAAGAAGTTTACGCGAGTGAGTAAGAATATTAAACTTTTAACACAGCATCACTCAGTCCTACCAAAACTCTGTCAATGATTGCaacttctttgaaattttcaaacccACAAAACTCAGCCTGAAGTTTAACCGCTTGCACAAACTCCTCAGCGGTTTCGTCTGGTTGTTGAGTCCTTTGACTAAACCGAAACCGTTGTACAAGGTCAGGCTCAGTAAGATCAAGTTTAAGCTTGAGTTTTGCCACAATGGTAGCATAATCAGCTTTATCTAATTCATCCTTCTTGAAGAGAAGTTTCAATTGGGAATAAATGTATGGCCCGCAAAGATTCAtaaaatgagatttttgaagATCACCCTCCACTTTGTTAGCTTTGAAGGTGTAATCCAGCCTATCAGCCCAATCGCCAAAGGTCGTGCCTTTGCGATATTGCTCAATGCTTGAAGCCATACTCATTTTGCCCTTTTTCCCAAAATGCAATTTAATggaataaatagataaaaaaaaagaaagcaatGAAGACCAATTAGTCTTGTTTCAGGGGtaaaaaaagtcttgaaaaacTCACCGCTCTGCTATTCCGGCCTTTGCCAGCAAATTTGCTTACAACGCCTCTCACACACACAGCAAAATGGCCGCTACCGCGTGCCCGGTACGTCCCAGCACAGCACAAGCGTCCTCCAGCGAACAATcagccaccgccgccgccgcgatTGAAGATTT harbors:
- the LOC120424604 gene encoding uncharacterized protein LOC120424604 isoform X1, coding for MSSVPGMIGSIDHYHRGKSFANYVERFEVMCKLNKVASDADKLSWFISVSGEDVFDEIKLIFPKQEIEKLEFKEVVKQLKGRFDKAVPAMMYRFDFYNRFQLLNESSENFVLSVKLLAEDCNFNAFKDEALRDKLVMGIKDKRLQHKLLEEEDLSLAQVEKMVINTERAEKRAQQMGENRVEHVGATASVLAVHQRLGPKVNSCSGRYRSRSRSRDRGHERRGRDMDRRGREVSRERRDYDRRSHNRNHSYDRSRSREQNYYNNAICNYCKRKGHIKRFCDLLAGKQVKRVNFVEEDTPETKPVFDKFNRIRINNSEDDESEMQCMKIGDEKTLSEPCLVDVRVHDKFLEMEVDTGSAVAVISQHLYEQHFNEIPLKSCNKRLVVVNGSGLEVLGQISVEIGLNKRTETGNLVVLRCLKNFTPLLGRDWLDMFYPGWKTQFLPANIIGNLDYKSTDTVLGNLKLKYNKVFSKDFTEPITGYQADLTFKSEQPIFKKAYQVPYKIKDKFNEHLDMLERQGVITPIKASEWASPVIAIVKKDGDLRMIQIGRHVATAHRHQLKALHVPKRGSAKMCFAANSYKRNFSSIDDDGGLLGHSRDYAVYRKQRKVDNESRSPVRTRSRARLENQL
- the LOC120424604 gene encoding uncharacterized protein LOC120424604 isoform X2, coding for MSSVPGMIGSIDHYHRGKSFANYVERFEVMCKLNKVASDADKLSWFISVSGEDVFDEIKLIFPKQEIEKLEFKEVVKQLKGRFDKAVPAMMYRFDFYNRFQLLNESSENFVLSVKLLAEDCNFNAFKDEALRDKLVMGIKDKRLQHKLLEEEDLSLAQVEKMVINTERAEKRAQQMGENRVEHVGATASVLAVHQRLGPKVNSCSGRYRSRSRSRDRGHERRGRDMDRRGREVSRERRDYDRRSHNRNHSYDRSRSREQNYYNNAICNYCKRKGHIKRFCDLLAGKQVKRVNFVEEDTPETKPVFDKFNRIRINNSEDDESEMQCMKIGDEKTLSEPCLVDVRVHDKFLEMEVDTGSAVAVISQHLYEQHFNEIPLKSCNKRLVVVNGSGLEVLGQISVEIGLNKRTETGNLVVLRCLKNFTPLLGRDWLDMFYPGWKTQFLPANIIGNLDYKSTDTVLGYQADLTFKSEQPIFKKAYQVPYKIKDKFNEHLDMLERQGVITPIKASEWASPVIAIVKKDGDLRMIQIGRHVATAHRHQLKALHVPKRGSAKMCFAANSYKRNFSSIDDDGGLLGHSRDYAVYRKQRKVDNESRSPVRTRSRARLENQL